One window from the genome of Haladaptatus paucihalophilus DX253 encodes:
- a CDS encoding carbohydrate ABC transporter permease: MSTPTQTQSETRTKPEGKIARVRRLWNDHLPIWFIAPMATVMVLITFFPGAYDLYLSLIKEPTLNVFAADFVGLSNFSTAFSRGGALHSLIITITVVVSALILESVLGFVLAALVAGVGSGRVKSFYRVLFIIPMAVAPVSLATIGRIMLNSEVGIIPYVINSATPFTAPAFLSKMPLLTVILMDTWNWTPFMFIIFYAGLSSVPDTLVEASRVDGAPLWRRYVHVIIPYMKPVVFVATLIRMIDLFRTFGVVYGLTQGGPGTATQLVSINIYEQMFVNNQVTVAAAIAVVYLIMVVALCNIVIAKVGFDGVWD; the protein is encoded by the coding sequence ATGAGTACACCAACACAGACGCAATCGGAAACGCGAACAAAGCCCGAGGGAAAGATCGCGAGGGTCCGGAGATTGTGGAACGACCATCTCCCGATCTGGTTCATCGCACCGATGGCGACGGTAATGGTTCTGATTACCTTCTTCCCCGGCGCCTACGACCTCTATCTCAGCTTGATTAAAGAGCCGACGCTGAACGTATTCGCGGCCGATTTCGTCGGTCTGAGTAACTTCTCGACGGCGTTTTCCCGTGGTGGTGCGCTGCATTCGCTCATCATCACCATCACTGTCGTCGTCAGTGCGTTGATCCTCGAGAGTGTCCTTGGGTTCGTCTTGGCAGCGCTCGTTGCCGGTGTCGGCTCCGGCCGGGTCAAGTCGTTCTATCGGGTTCTGTTCATTATTCCGATGGCAGTCGCACCCGTGTCGCTCGCGACGATCGGACGAATCATGTTGAACAGCGAGGTTGGAATCATTCCGTACGTGATCAACTCCGCGACCCCGTTCACCGCACCGGCGTTCCTCTCGAAGATGCCGCTGCTAACGGTGATTCTCATGGATACGTGGAATTGGACGCCGTTCATGTTCATCATCTTCTACGCGGGCTTATCCTCGGTACCCGACACGCTGGTCGAGGCATCGCGAGTCGATGGAGCGCCACTCTGGCGTCGCTACGTCCACGTCATCATCCCGTACATGAAGCCGGTGGTGTTCGTTGCGACCCTCATCCGGATGATCGATCTGTTCCGGACGTTCGGTGTCGTGTACGGGCTGACCCAAGGTGGGCCGGGGACAGCGACGCAGCTAGTGAGCATCAATATCTACGAACAGATGTTCGTCAACAACCAGGTTACCGTCGCCGCAGCCATCGCCGTCGTCTACCTAATCATGGTCGTCGCGCTGTGTAATATCGTCATCGCAAAAGTCGGCTTTGACGGGGTGTGGGACTGA
- a CDS encoding HFX_2341 family transcriptional regulator, which yields MQTHIVPVGFDYDRLIAPLVRDQLDVDRVILLEGAVGSEANVEYSRNLSRKLGKDFENLLGAETERVIIEDVYDYDTAFEQAYDRINAELDGGGEVWVNVSAMPRTVSFAFATAAHSIMVERQEDRERIHTYYTAPEKYLETELAEELREETDLLESVLNGEVDEGSIETHLERARDLLSEFDERGTTIGAKRVGSGHIVELPVASFSNVKPFEELILFTLGDHGQFESVSELAQTLARDLNEEYTDSFRSKVIYNVDRLGPGGKGYIEQEEEGKSYRTRLSRIGELWVRAHTNGDA from the coding sequence ATGCAGACACACATCGTCCCGGTCGGCTTCGACTACGACCGGCTCATCGCGCCGCTCGTGCGCGACCAACTCGACGTGGACCGCGTCATCCTCCTGGAGGGCGCGGTGGGCAGCGAGGCCAACGTCGAATACTCGCGGAACCTCTCCCGCAAACTCGGCAAGGACTTCGAGAACCTGCTCGGCGCGGAAACCGAGCGTGTGATCATCGAAGACGTGTACGACTACGACACCGCGTTCGAACAGGCCTACGACCGCATCAACGCCGAACTCGACGGCGGCGGCGAGGTGTGGGTGAACGTCAGCGCCATGCCCCGAACGGTCAGCTTCGCGTTCGCCACCGCCGCTCACTCCATCATGGTCGAACGGCAGGAGGACCGCGAGCGGATTCACACCTACTACACCGCCCCGGAGAAGTATCTGGAGACGGAACTCGCCGAGGAACTCCGCGAGGAGACCGATCTGCTCGAATCCGTCTTGAACGGCGAAGTGGACGAAGGGAGCATCGAAACCCACCTCGAACGCGCCCGCGACCTGCTCTCGGAGTTCGACGAGCGCGGGACGACCATCGGCGCGAAGCGCGTCGGCTCGGGACACATCGTGGAACTGCCGGTCGCCTCGTTCTCGAACGTCAAGCCGTTCGAGGAACTCATCCTGTTCACGCTCGGCGACCACGGTCAGTTCGAGAGCGTGAGCGAACTCGCCCAGACCTTGGCCCGCGACCTGAACGAGGAGTACACCGACAGCTTCCGCTCGAAAGTCATCTACAACGTTGACCGCCTCGGACCGGGCGGAAAGGGCTACATCGAACAGGAAGAGGAGGGCAAATCCTACCGCACCCGACTCTCACGAATCGGGGAGCTGTGGGTGCGGGCACACACGAACGGGGACGCGTAG
- a CDS encoding GNAT family N-acetyltransferase, with translation MVLTRDIELDDAGELTDLYEEYEWWEDREAGDVRTALAETEVAVGVEENGTLVAAARILTDYTYYANVFDVIVATDRRGEGFGKILMEAVVDHPDLQSVVGLSLLCRRGLVPYYESVGFELFDPEMEVPEGGVETLVRMTYRQTD, from the coding sequence ATGGTGCTCACACGCGACATCGAACTCGACGACGCAGGGGAGTTGACCGACCTGTACGAGGAATACGAGTGGTGGGAGGACCGCGAGGCCGGAGATGTCCGAACCGCCCTCGCCGAAACCGAAGTCGCGGTCGGCGTCGAGGAGAATGGTACTCTCGTCGCTGCAGCACGTATCCTGACCGACTACACGTACTACGCGAACGTCTTCGACGTGATAGTGGCCACCGACCGCCGCGGCGAAGGGTTCGGTAAGATACTCATGGAAGCCGTCGTGGACCACCCCGACCTACAGAGCGTCGTCGGTCTCTCGCTGCTCTGTCGCCGTGGACTGGTGCCCTACTACGAGTCGGTCGGCTTCGAGCTGTTCGACCCCGAGATGGAAGTCCCCGAAGGCGGCGTCGAGACGCTGGTTCGAATGACGTACCGGCAGACCGACTGA
- a CDS encoding DUF1405 domain-containing protein, which translates to MTTLPPRERLPWYVAPLPQWLEDFGLRMAWPIVIINLVGTAFGFWYYGFHPYPFSDPLMTWQFGVEPAVMWPFVPDSPMATLFIALSLALWKLGRNNEWVNMLAFFGCIKLGLWTPFVLAAFFSGFIGVGWPMYAFLFCSHLAMVVEAFLIHRYSDFPVGAVFVAVVWYGFNDLVDYFVPIVGTPHHTGVPAQQILAAGYSHPSPTHEIAAAGAVVITLLATFLALTTRVEKLEAGTIEAER; encoded by the coding sequence ATGACGACCCTCCCGCCGCGAGAACGCCTTCCGTGGTACGTCGCACCACTCCCGCAATGGCTGGAGGATTTCGGGTTGCGGATGGCGTGGCCCATCGTGATAATCAACCTCGTCGGCACCGCGTTCGGCTTCTGGTACTACGGCTTTCACCCGTACCCGTTTTCCGACCCGCTAATGACGTGGCAGTTCGGCGTCGAACCGGCCGTCATGTGGCCCTTCGTCCCCGACAGCCCGATGGCGACGCTGTTCATCGCGCTGTCGCTCGCCCTGTGGAAACTCGGACGGAACAACGAGTGGGTGAACATGCTCGCCTTCTTCGGGTGCATCAAACTCGGCCTGTGGACGCCGTTCGTGCTGGCCGCGTTCTTCTCGGGATTCATCGGCGTCGGCTGGCCGATGTACGCCTTCCTGTTCTGTAGCCACCTCGCCATGGTCGTCGAGGCGTTCCTCATCCACCGCTACAGCGACTTTCCGGTCGGTGCCGTCTTCGTCGCCGTCGTCTGGTACGGCTTCAACGACCTCGTTGACTACTTCGTTCCCATCGTCGGTACACCCCACCACACCGGCGTTCCGGCCCAACAAATCCTCGCCGCGGGATACAGCCATCCGTCGCCGACCCACGAAATCGCGGCGGCCGGTGCGGTCGTCATCACTCTGCTGGCGACGTTCCTGGCGCTCACGACGCGGGTGGAGAAGTTGGAGGCGGGGACGATAGAAGCGGAGCGATAG
- a CDS encoding IclR family transcriptional regulator, producing the protein MSSQSPKIVEATTHSFEILETLVEADRPMGVTELSNAVGLSKGVTYNHLGTLSELGYVRKENRKYCPSLRLLSPGEQTRSNHEAYRVARSHVDNLATTTGEVVTLLVEEDGLGICTYMAGTDIWSPDYVCGDAFPLHVSAPGKAILAALETDRIDEIVARHGLPSVTDHTISDRQSLETELRSIRDKGIAFSREEQFEGVVGIGISFGLDERAPAAAIGICGPRGQLSGRYLQEDITGQVISTAKSIQVELRK; encoded by the coding sequence ATGTCGAGCCAAAGCCCGAAGATCGTCGAAGCAACGACACATTCGTTCGAAATTTTAGAGACGCTCGTCGAGGCAGATCGACCGATGGGAGTCACGGAACTGTCCAACGCGGTCGGACTCTCGAAAGGGGTGACCTACAACCACTTGGGGACACTCTCGGAACTCGGCTACGTCCGGAAAGAAAACCGAAAATACTGTCCGTCACTCCGCTTGCTATCGCCCGGCGAGCAGACGCGCTCGAACCACGAGGCCTACCGCGTCGCACGATCACACGTCGACAACCTCGCCACGACGACCGGCGAAGTCGTGACGCTCCTCGTCGAGGAAGACGGACTCGGCATCTGCACGTACATGGCGGGTACCGACATCTGGTCACCGGACTACGTTTGTGGCGATGCGTTCCCGTTACACGTCTCCGCGCCCGGAAAGGCGATTCTCGCTGCGCTCGAAACAGACCGAATCGACGAGATTGTCGCGCGACACGGCCTGCCATCGGTGACAGACCACACTATTTCAGACCGACAGTCGCTCGAAACGGAGTTGCGGTCGATTCGAGATAAGGGGATCGCGTTTTCCAGAGAAGAACAGTTCGAGGGAGTCGTCGGCATCGGAATCTCATTCGGTCTCGACGAGCGCGCGCCAGCCGCCGCGATCGGAATCTGTGGACCCAGAGGTCAACTGTCCGGTCGCTACCTCCAGGAGGACATAACCGGTCAGGTGATCAGTACGGCGAAGTCGATACAAGTCGAACTGCGGAAGTGA
- the pdxS gene encoding pyridoxal 5'-phosphate synthase lyase subunit PdxS, translating to MAEPTDIEELKRGTELVKRGFARMQKGGVIMDVVNPEQARIAEDAGAVAVMALEAVPADIRKRGGVARMADPADVEEIIDEVSIPVMGKARIGHTTEAQILESIGVDMIDESEVLTPADEKYHIDKREFTSPFVCGARNLGEALRRINEGAAMIRTKGEAGTGDVNQAVHHQRTIKGAIRELQGKTHEEREMLARELEAPAELVHETAEAGRLPVVNFAAGGIATPADAALMMHHGCDGIFVGSGIFGAEDPVLMGNAIVEATNNWDDPERLAEISKDIGSGMKGEANVDLPEEEKMQGRGN from the coding sequence ATGGCAGAGCCAACCGACATCGAGGAACTGAAGCGCGGCACGGAACTGGTCAAGCGCGGGTTCGCCCGCATGCAGAAAGGCGGCGTCATCATGGACGTCGTGAACCCAGAACAGGCTCGCATCGCGGAGGACGCGGGCGCGGTCGCCGTCATGGCGCTCGAAGCCGTCCCGGCGGACATCCGAAAGCGCGGCGGCGTGGCGCGGATGGCCGACCCCGCCGACGTCGAGGAGATCATCGACGAAGTGTCCATCCCGGTGATGGGAAAGGCGCGAATCGGTCACACGACCGAGGCCCAAATCCTCGAATCCATCGGCGTGGACATGATAGACGAGTCCGAGGTGCTCACCCCGGCGGACGAGAAGTACCACATCGACAAGCGCGAGTTCACCTCGCCGTTCGTCTGCGGCGCGCGCAACCTCGGCGAGGCGCTTCGCCGCATCAACGAGGGCGCGGCGATGATCCGAACCAAGGGCGAGGCCGGTACGGGCGACGTGAACCAGGCCGTCCACCACCAGCGCACCATCAAGGGCGCGATTCGAGAACTGCAGGGCAAGACCCACGAGGAACGCGAGATGCTCGCCCGCGAACTCGAAGCCCCCGCGGAACTCGTCCACGAAACCGCCGAAGCGGGCCGTCTCCCCGTCGTCAACTTCGCGGCGGGCGGCATCGCCACGCCCGCCGACGCGGCGCTGATGATGCACCACGGCTGCGACGGCATCTTCGTCGGGTCGGGTATCTTCGGTGCGGAGGACCCCGTGCTGATGGGCAACGCCATCGTGGAAGCGACGAACAACTGGGACGACCCGGAGCGCCTCGCCGAGATTAGTAAGGACATCGGCTCGGGCATGAAGGGCGAGGCCAACGTGGACCTGCCCGAAGAAGAGAAGATGCAGGGCCGCGGAAATTAA
- a CDS encoding zinc-dependent alcohol dehydrogenase family protein — MKAATFTDVNSVEIDDRQRPEPDSDELLVEVTACGVCTTDVHMYSGSLTVDYPMTPGHESAGEIVAVGDDIDDYEVGDRVAINPSIPCNECSACKSGRENLCKDLTSLGGAAEHIIEGAFSEYVTAPASNVEDIGDMDYRTAAFAEPLGCCINGVDQIDLTSGETVVIVGAGAIGLLLTQLLRASATGPLVVSEPVTERREAALDIGADYVIDPTEEDPTTVIPDLVGSVDVAIEAVGLPDTIEQAHELTGPGGRTLVFGVPPEDATVEISPFDVFYEEREIVGTYSLTPDSFARAVTLLQNGRIDADTLVTDEFSLDDIELAFEQMEAREGLKKIVYPNR; from the coding sequence ATGAAGGCAGCAACATTCACGGACGTAAACTCGGTGGAAATCGACGACCGGCAACGACCGGAGCCGGACAGCGATGAACTGCTCGTAGAAGTCACTGCCTGCGGCGTCTGTACGACGGACGTGCACATGTACAGTGGGTCACTCACCGTCGATTACCCGATGACCCCTGGCCACGAGAGCGCCGGGGAGATAGTGGCAGTGGGCGACGACATAGACGACTACGAGGTGGGTGACCGCGTCGCGATCAACCCCTCGATCCCGTGCAACGAGTGTTCGGCGTGTAAATCCGGACGGGAAAACCTCTGCAAGGATCTCACCTCGCTCGGCGGCGCGGCCGAACACATCATCGAGGGTGCGTTCTCGGAGTACGTAACGGCCCCTGCCAGCAACGTCGAAGACATCGGCGACATGGATTACCGGACGGCGGCCTTCGCGGAACCCCTTGGTTGCTGTATCAACGGCGTCGATCAGATCGATCTCACCAGCGGTGAGACGGTCGTCATCGTCGGCGCTGGTGCAATCGGGCTGTTGCTCACGCAACTGCTCCGGGCGAGTGCTACTGGGCCCCTCGTCGTCTCCGAACCCGTCACGGAACGACGTGAGGCGGCGCTCGACATCGGTGCGGACTACGTCATCGACCCGACCGAGGAGGACCCGACGACGGTGATCCCGGACCTCGTCGGTTCCGTCGATGTGGCCATCGAAGCCGTTGGACTGCCAGACACCATCGAGCAAGCCCACGAACTCACCGGACCTGGCGGTCGAACCCTCGTGTTCGGCGTTCCGCCGGAGGATGCGACGGTCGAAATCTCACCGTTCGACGTGTTCTACGAGGAACGAGAGATTGTCGGTACCTACTCGTTGACTCCGGACTCGTTCGCCCGTGCGGTCACGCTTCTCCAGAACGGTCGCATCGATGCTGACACGCTCGTCACTGACGAGTTCTCACTCGACGACATCGAACTGGCGTTTGAACAGATGGAGGCTCGAGAAGGGCTGAAAAAGATAGTCTACCCCAATCGGTAG
- a CDS encoding ABC transporter substrate-binding protein, with protein sequence MNGKHNRRTFLTATSAGLLTSIAGCTRGGTGSDDSANTDSKSDGGADIPLKKYQQADIDWKQFEDSKINIGAVQHPWVDAIKPAVPIFEKLTGIDVVWNILPENQFRTKRQTDASTGAGQFDVFFMDQVVNQYRHEGWLQPLDPYFDDSSLYDESWYHPGDMFDASKWQAHGGGYSDKWTGLPITVEVQTQFYRTDLYEKHGLTVAETLDQFRQNAKTIHEAESDIAGTVGRGQKGYGMNIYILNTFLREFGTSLWTDFPNNSGLDTDGTIDAAKWYVNLLKDYGPQDASTQTWSDVLTTMQEGRAGHIVADANLFWPDLTGSDSKVGDKIGIAKAPKPADGQFSPNAYNWQISTSKNAKNSKQGFLFMLWATSKPTNTWMHLNNDAAFSVRQSVWKNDEFRSRVGEDFAQITLDSLKAAKPDPFDRKYPQWGQQYSEELQRAIAGQKSAEAAMKKAATVAENIYSG encoded by the coding sequence ATGAACGGAAAACACAATCGACGGACGTTTCTGACGGCGACCAGTGCAGGATTGCTCACCAGCATCGCGGGCTGCACACGCGGTGGAACCGGTTCCGATGACAGCGCTAATACCGACTCCAAATCGGACGGTGGCGCGGATATCCCACTCAAAAAGTACCAACAGGCTGATATCGACTGGAAACAGTTCGAGGACTCGAAGATCAACATCGGTGCCGTCCAGCACCCGTGGGTCGATGCAATCAAGCCCGCCGTTCCGATCTTTGAGAAACTCACCGGAATCGATGTCGTCTGGAACATCCTGCCGGAAAATCAATTCCGGACCAAGCGACAAACCGATGCCAGTACCGGTGCTGGACAGTTCGACGTGTTCTTCATGGATCAAGTCGTCAACCAGTATCGCCACGAAGGGTGGCTACAACCCCTCGATCCGTACTTCGATGACAGCAGCTTGTACGACGAGAGTTGGTACCATCCGGGCGATATGTTCGACGCGTCGAAATGGCAGGCCCACGGCGGTGGCTATAGCGACAAGTGGACCGGACTCCCGATCACCGTCGAGGTCCAGACCCAGTTCTACCGGACAGACCTATACGAGAAACACGGATTAACAGTCGCGGAGACCCTCGACCAATTCCGACAGAACGCAAAGACGATCCACGAAGCGGAGTCCGACATCGCCGGGACGGTCGGACGCGGACAGAAAGGCTACGGGATGAACATCTACATCCTGAACACGTTCCTCCGCGAGTTCGGCACATCACTCTGGACCGACTTCCCGAACAACTCCGGTCTCGATACGGACGGCACCATCGACGCCGCAAAGTGGTACGTCAACCTGCTGAAAGACTACGGTCCACAGGACGCGTCAACCCAGACCTGGTCCGACGTGCTCACGACGATGCAAGAGGGGCGCGCCGGTCACATCGTCGCGGACGCCAATCTGTTCTGGCCGGACCTGACCGGATCCGACTCCAAAGTAGGTGATAAGATCGGTATCGCGAAAGCACCGAAGCCGGCCGATGGTCAGTTCTCCCCTAACGCATACAACTGGCAGATATCGACGTCGAAGAATGCGAAGAACTCGAAGCAGGGTTTCCTCTTCATGCTGTGGGCGACGTCTAAACCGACCAACACGTGGATGCATCTCAATAACGACGCCGCATTTTCGGTTCGCCAGTCGGTTTGGAAGAACGACGAGTTCCGGTCGCGTGTCGGCGAGGACTTCGCCCAGATCACGCTCGATTCGCTGAAGGCAGCGAAACCGGACCCGTTCGACCGGAAGTATCCCCAGTGGGGCCAGCAGTACTCCGAAGAACTACAGCGAGCCATCGCCGGGCAGAAATCGGCCGAGGCAGCGATGAAAAAGGCCGCCACCGTCGCCGAAAACATTTACAGCGGGTGA